One part of the Palaemon carinicauda isolate YSFRI2023 chromosome 23, ASM3689809v2, whole genome shotgun sequence genome encodes these proteins:
- the LOC137617403 gene encoding protein FAM200C-like gives MTTMVFDEMAVVADFFEESGLSWNNLEEACIDGDPNKPGSRSGFITLVKQKPPGLKATHCMVLREALASKTVYKNLHDALTVIINIINYVKGSALKSRLFGELCRDIDANHAALLFHTKGQRSYMIVHTDIINAFMAKLQLWGKQMKRRNTAFFQRSSDISDPRPAQSFEVLGLARQFYIGCQSLDTAHFSYTYAYIE, from the exons ATGACAACAATGGTATTTGATGAAATGGCAGTAGTTGCAGATTTCTTTGAAGAGTCAGGACTGAGTTGGAACAATCTGGAAGAGGCTTGCATAGATGGTGACCCTAATAAGCCTGGTTCACGATCAGGATTCATTACTCTTGTGAAGCAAAAGCCGCCTGGGTTAAAAGCAACACACTGCATGGTCCTTAGAGAAGCTCTTGCCTCAAAGACAGTTTATAAGAACCTTCATGATGCTTTGACTGTCATCATAAACATTATTAACTATGTGAAAGGATCAGCCTTGAAGTCTCGCCTCTTTGGCGAACTCTGCCGGGACATAGATGCTAACCACGCTGCTCTTCTATTTCACACAAAA GGACAGAGGAGCTACATGATTGTGCACACGGACATCATCAATGCTTTCATGGCTAAACTGCAACTTTGGggaaaacaaatgaaaagaagaaaCACGGCATTCTTTCAGCGTTCGAGTGACATAAGTG ATCCAAGACCAGCACAGAGTTTTGAAGTCCTTGGACTAGCCAGACAATTTTATATTGGATGCCAGTCTCTagatacggctcatttttcctatacc